GATCACGAAATCGACCTGGTCGGCGTACTTGTTGGGACTGGGCACGCCCTCGAAGTACTTGATCGGGCGCACGCAGGCGAAGAGGTCCAGGTGCTGGCGGAAGCGCACGTTGATGCTGCGGAACCGCTCGCAGACGCCGTCGTCCTTGCCGCACTTGTCGCACGTGCCGTCATGATCCTGCTGGTGCGAGCAGTGCAGGCAGACGTGGGTCTCCTCGCCGATCGGGGTGGTGAACGGGCCCTTGATGGCGATCTTCAGGTATCTGATGGCGTCGACGGTCTCCTGCGGAAACTCGCTGCCGTAATGCTGCAGGCCCTCGAGTCCCGCGTAGAGTGGGCACCAGGCGATGGAACGCCGGCCGCCGTAGGCCCCGGTGACGGCGCCGTCGACCACTAGCTGCATGGCGGGTGTGATATCCAGGCCGATGCCGTCTCCGCGCAGACAGCCGATCACCGGACGATCGCCGGTGACGAGCTCTCCGTCGACATGCTCGATGAGGTCGCCTGCGGGGATTTTGACTTCTTTGAAATCCATCGCGCCATCCTCCATTCGCGTTCTTGCACGGGGCCAAACCGGGTAAAGATACGCGATGGGAGGCGCAACTTCAAGCTGCAGCGGGCAGTGGCAGGCGGCACGCACGCCGACGGCCTCTGCAGGCCCGGCCGGCCGGGACGCCGCGGATGACGGTCAGACGGGGGCCAGTTCCAGCGCCGACACGACATCCGGCGCGAGGTCGAGGAACTGGTCCAGGTTGAGCAGCTTCAGCACATGCCGCACCGAATGCACGGGCGCCGCGAAGATCACGTTGCCGCCCGTCCCCTTGAACTCCTCGCTGATGACCAGGAAACTGCCCAGCCCGCTGGAGGAGACGAAGGAGACGTCCGCCAGCGACACGACCAGTCTCTTGTTGCCGGCCGCTCTCAGGGCGGCGCACTCCTCCCTCAGGACCTGCGCCGCCGCGGCGTCGATCCGGCCGCTGACGTACAGCACGGGGTGGCAATGCTGGTCCGTGACCAGCTGGGTTTTCATCTGACTAGACATGAATCTCCTCACTTTTGTCGCTGTCGAGCAGCGATCTGAATCCGACGAGGTACAGATTTCCCACCGCCGTGCCCGGCAGGTAGGTCTTGTCGCTGGCCAGCTTGTCGACGACCAGCATGCCGAGGCCGCGTCCCTTCAGACGGTTCACCTTGTCCGACAGATCCGGCGGCGTCCAGCCCGCGGGGTCGAACGGCGCCCCCCGGTCCCGGATCAGGAAATGCCCCCGTAACAGGGTGGGGTCGCCCTCGCCGTCGGCGTCGGCGTCCGGCTGCCACCAGATATCGAGTGACCGCTCCGTGTCCCCGCCGTACCCGTGCTCGGCGATGTTCGCGCAGATCTCGTACAGCCCCGTCTCGAGCAGGGCCCTCTCCTCCTCCGGGATTCCCTTCAGACCGGGTGTCATCCCGATCCACCGACCGATCTCGCCGAGCTGATCCAGATCGGCGTTCAGCTTGAGATGCAGGGCGTGGAGCAGGTTGTCCAGCAGGTCCTCGTCGCTGGTGAATCCGTTGACACGATCGGCCACCCGCCTGTGGACCGCGCCCTCGCGGCTGATGGCCAGCAGGGTGAGGTCGTCGCTCTGGGGCAGATTACCCGACCAGCGTCGGGCCCTCTCCTGCAGGGTCTTCAGCAGGGTCCGGCGGCCCGACCCGGACTTCTCCGCCAGCACCTCCACGATCCGTCCGAAGCCGAATTCCTCCTCGGTGTGCGCGTGCGGAGCCTCGTTCAGGCCGTCCGTGTACTGCAGCGCCAGATCCCCGGACGCCAGGACGATCTCCGCGTCCTGGAGCGTGCCGGCGAGCACGCCCCCGCGCATGGCACCGATGGGGATGCCCCGGGTTTCGAACCTCTCCACCTCGCCGCTCTGCGCCCGGTAGACGAGCAGGGGGCTGTGGGCCGCCGAGGCGTAGGTGAGCACGCCGCTCTCCGGGTTGAGGATACCGAAGAAGGCGGTCACGAAGACTCCCGGCGCCAGTTGATCGACCAGCCCGTCTTCCAGGGCGATGAGCAGTTCGCGGGGCGAATCGAAGCGGTCGCGCAGGGAGCGGATCAGCACGGCCAGCATGGACGTCACGAGACAGCCGCCGAGACCCTTGCCGGCCACGTCGGCTATGATGCAGCCGACCCGGCCGTCGGGCAGCCGAAAGACGTCGAAGAAGTCGCCGCCGACCTCCGCGGCGGCCTGATAGGACCCTTCGATGACGAATTCGCCGGCGACCGTGTAGGACTTGGGCAGCAGGGAGAGCTGGATGTCCCGGGCCAAATCCATCTCGTGCGCCAGCCGCTCCTTCTCCACCAGGCCCCGCTGGGACTCCCGGATACGGGCGGCCATGTCGTCGACGGTATCGGCCAGCAGACCCAGTTCGGTGCGGTCGTGCATGTGCATGGGACTGTCCAGGTCGCCGCGACCGATCCTCTCGAGACCCTTGCGCAGGACGGCGACAGGACGCAGCAGCTGGCGCATCAGCAGCACGGACACCGTCAGGCTGACGAGCAACAGCGCGGCGGAAACCAGGAGCAGCTGACGCCTGGCCCGCGTCACCAGGGCTTCGACGGTGTCCCGGCGCAGCCCGACCACGGCGCGGCCGAGTCGCTGGCCGTCGGTGCGCAGGGCGTCCACCGCCGCGACCAGCAGGTGGCCGCTGCCCAGGAACACCTCGCCTTCGTCCAGCTCCAGACTCGTCTCGACCGGCACCAGGCTGTCGAGCAGGGCCAGGCTCATGCCGTACATCCGGACATCGGAGTGCCCCTTGATCGTGCCCTGGTGGTCCAGGACCGCCACCACCGCCAGGTCCGGGCGCTTCATCTGGATTTCGGACACTACGGGGTTAAGAGTGAGTTCGGGGAAGTCGTCCAGCAGGGCGTCAGCACTCAGATGCGCCAGGTTCGAGGCCTCCAGCAGCAGACGGGCCTCGACTTCCGACGCGAGCAGCTCGCGTGTGTTCTTCTCGGACACGGCCCCGACGCCGATGACACAGATCGCGACCAGCGTCGCCGCGGCGCCGCTGACGATCAACCTCATGCTCACCACGCGCCGGGGTTTCGGCCGCCCTGCGGCCCCGACGCCCTTGCCGTCAACGGTCATCGCACACCTCCGGCGCCGTCCCTGCTGCTATCCTGCAGCGCGCGGATCCGCGCCTGCTGTTGCCGTGCGCGCTCGAGATAGCCCTGGGTGCGCGGATCGTCCGGCGCCACGCGCAAGGCCTGCTCCCAGATCTTGACCGCGCCGGCCAGATCGCCCGCGGCGTAGGCCGCCATTCCGCGCGTCAGGTATTCCTCGCGCAGGGCATCGCAGACCTCCTGGCCGTGCGGGTTCTCGGACCACACCAGTTCCCAGATGCGCACGGCCTCGTCGGCGTCGCCGGCGTCGAAGAGCTCGCGGGCGCGACGCGAGAGGGCCGCGAGTTCCTGGCGGCGACTGGCGCTGAGCGTCGGCGGGAGCGCGCCCGTCCCGGTCTTGGCGTCGGCCCGCACGGGCGGTTCGTTGCCGAGGGCCGCCAGCTGCGCCGCCATCTCGTGCTCGCGTTGCCGACGCTCCTGCTCGTAGGCGAGTTGGCGACGGCGCTCGCCGATGGAAGAGCGCAGGCTGGACAGCGTGTCCGCGGGAGCGCCCAGCGACGCCGCCCTCGCGACCGCCGCCTCGGCCTCGTCGACCAGCCCCACCCGGACCAGGCTTCGCGCCTCGCCGCAGACGGCCGCCAGACGCTGGGTCCGCTTGCGCTGGACCCGGTCGAGCATGGCCAGGATGTCCGCGTCCTGCGGGGCGAGCCCCAGGGCCTCGGCGAAGAGCCCGTGGGCCTCGTCGAGCTCGTCGGCGACGAAGGCGTCGAGGCCGCGCGCGTAGAGATCCTCGATGTCGTGCGAACGCCTGGCGCTCACCGCGCTCAGGTCGCGCAGGCGCTGCAGTTCGGCCTGGGCCACGGTATCCTGCGGCGCCTTGGCCGTGAGCTGGCCGAGCGTGATGATGGCCGAGGCCAGGTCGCCCGCCTGCACCTGCACGCGGGCCAGGTCGCCGAGCACCTCGAGCTCCAGGGCCGCGGCCTGGGCGTTGTCGGGATCGAGCAGGCGCGACATCGACAGGCGGTCCAGGGCGTTGGAGTGGTCCCCGGCCGAGAAGGCGCTGCGGGCGGAGGCGAGCAGCTGCTCGCGTCGCGCGCGATCGCTCTCGGCGAAGGCCCGGTCCATCTGCAGGCGTTGATCCTCGGCGGCCCGCGCCAGGGCGTCATGGCGGACCTGGTCCACCGGCGGCCCGTGCAGGAAGCTCACGCCGAGCCGCTTCACCGCGCCCAGGCGATGATCCTCGAAGGCGAAGTCGACGAGCACGTCCCGCCAGCGCAGCCCGAAGCCGGCGGTCAGGGTGCCGGCCAGGACGCCCAGACGCAACGCGGCCTGGTCGCGATAGTCTACCTCGGCGCCCAGGTGCAGGCGCGAGTCCATGCCCGCCGTCTTTTCCAAGTCCAGCGAGAGCAGACCCCGGAGCGTCTCGCCGAGCGGACGGCGCCAGGCGGTGCCGAGGCGCATGGCGCGGGGGTCCGGCACGCTCTCCACGTCGAGGCGGACCGACGGCTCGACCAGGTTGCGGATTGCCAGGCCCAGGGTCCAGGCCCGGGCCGCGGGCGAATCGCCGCCCCGCAGCACGAGCGGATGCACGAGCACGCCGGCGTCGATGCCGAAGCCGCTGCCCGCGTAGCCCGCCAGGCTATGCCGCTGCAGCTTGAAGCCGCCGCCGACGTTCACGCCGGACCGGAGGGCGCGGGCGTATGCGAGCAGGATCTCGAGTTCCTGGTCCTTCAGATCGTCGGCCAGCAGGACGTTGCGATCGTCTCGGGATTCGATGCCGTCCACGCCGAAAGTGCGGAGTGTCAGCGAGGCGTTGCCCAGGCGCCAGTGCGGGTAGGCCAGGGAGACGTACTTCTCCGAGAACCCCATCCCGAAGAGGTTCGTGCTGGTGAACTCGACGTGCCGGCGGTCGAGCAGGGCAAGCCCGGCCGGATTCCAGAGCGCGGCGCTCGCGTCGTCGGCGATGGCCGCGTACGCGCCGCCCAGGCCGATGGCGCGGTTGCCGGCGCCCAGGGCGAAGACCGAGCGTACGCCGCCGTCGTCCGGAAGCGCGAACGCCGGCGCGGCGGCGAGGACCGACAGCACGGCCAGCAGCAGGACGATGACGGGACCGCGCCGTCTCATCTCACCACCGCCACTTTCCGCCGCAGCAGGGTCGACGTCCCGTCGTCTCCCCCGACCGACAGTTCGGCCACATAGACGCCGTTGCGCACCACGTCGCCGCGTCCGTTGCGACCGTCCCAGGTCACGTCCTGATGGAGCCCCGCGGCCAGCGCGGCGCCGTCGAGCAGGGTGCGCACCAGTTCGCCGCGCGGCGTGTAGAGGCGCAGATCCACCGTCGCGCCGCCGCCGAGGACGAACACGAAGGCGGTGCGTTCGCGTCCCGCCGCGAAGGGATTCGGGAAGTTGCTGTAGCTCTCTTCGAGGGTGGCCGCGGTCAGCGTCCCCGCTTCTGTCCAGAACGGAAACACCTGGCCCGGCGCGGGCAGGATCCTCACCGCGACCAGTTCGCCCTCGGGCTGGCGGGCCGAGATGTCGTCCAGGGCGAGGCCCAGCGAGATCGACGCGGCGGCGGGATTCTCCACCAGGATCATGCGGATCTCGAGCGTCCCCGCAGCGCCGGGCCCTAGTTCGAGCACCTCGTAGGGCGTGATCACGGCGGTCGTGTCGCTGCGGGACAGGGGACCGCTCGTGCCCCAGGGAGCGCCTTCCAGGTAGGCCAGGATCTCGCCGGCGAGATCGCCGAGCGCCGTTTCCGTCTTCGCGGAGCCGCGGGCCCGCAGGGCGACCCCGTCGACCACGAGATTGCCGGCGTTGGCCGGCGCCGGATTCGCGAGTCCGAGCCGCATGACGGCGGTCTCTCCGGCCAGGGCGGAGATCACGGCCGGCATCAGGTCTTCGGCCGACACGATCAGTTCGTCGGAGGCGACCCGGATCATGCGCGGCCCGCTGGACAGGGGCACCACCACGCCGGCGTCGGCGGTGACCGTGACGGGCGTGTGCAGGTGAGCGTCGACCGCCCGGACGCCCTCCGGCGCGAGCAGGAAGGAGAAGACCTCGACGCCGGAGCCGCTCAGCAGATCGACGGCAACGCCAAGGGTAATACTGGACGACGGCGCCACGATCACCCCAGCCACGGGCACCGCGACGTACCCGTCGATATTCCCGTTGCTCAAGGCCGCGCCGACCACGTCCCCGCCGGAAAGGACCGTGACGCGGTGCAAGAAGGTCTCCGTCCCCAGGCCGGCGCCCGTCCCGTCGACGCACTGCAGCCGCAACGTGTCGACCGCCACCGGCGCCGTGCCGGCCGACGCCGGATGGCGCAGATCGACCTCGAGCACCGGCTGGCCCAGAGCTCCCTCGGTCAGCGTGGGCGGACCGCTCGGACGCCCGCCCAGATGGACCAGCGTCGCGGGGATCACGATGTCGAAGGGCGCGGCGAGCAGCGGGAACGGATCGGCGACCACTGGTACCGGCACGCCCGAATTCGCGTCCCGCGCGTCCCAGTACTCCGCGTCGTCGACCGCGAGCCGGTACATGCCGACGGGGGCTTCCGGACGCAGATTGCCGCGGATCTCCAGCTCGACCGACTGGCCGGCAGCGACGGCCACGGGCGTGCTCACCGGCAGGGCGAAGGGCTGTCCCAGGCCGGGTTCTACGTCCAGCCAGGCCAGCTGGTCGCCGCCGACCCACACG
This sequence is a window from bacterium. Protein-coding genes within it:
- a CDS encoding STAS domain-containing protein, whose translation is MSSQMKTQLVTDQHCHPVLYVSGRIDAAAAQVLREECAALRAAGNKRLVVSLADVSFVSSSGLGSFLVISEEFKGTGGNVIFAAPVHSVRHVLKLLNLDQFLDLAPDVVSALELAPV
- a CDS encoding SpoIIE family protein phosphatase → MTVDGKGVGAAGRPKPRRVVSMRLIVSGAAATLVAICVIGVGAVSEKNTRELLASEVEARLLLEASNLAHLSADALLDDFPELTLNPVVSEIQMKRPDLAVVAVLDHQGTIKGHSDVRMYGMSLALLDSLVPVETSLELDEGEVFLGSGHLLVAAVDALRTDGQRLGRAVVGLRRDTVEALVTRARRQLLLVSAALLLVSLTVSVLLMRQLLRPVAVLRKGLERIGRGDLDSPMHMHDRTELGLLADTVDDMAARIRESQRGLVEKERLAHEMDLARDIQLSLLPKSYTVAGEFVIEGSYQAAAEVGGDFFDVFRLPDGRVGCIIADVAGKGLGGCLVTSMLAVLIRSLRDRFDSPRELLIALEDGLVDQLAPGVFVTAFFGILNPESGVLTYASAAHSPLLVYRAQSGEVERFETRGIPIGAMRGGVLAGTLQDAEIVLASGDLALQYTDGLNEAPHAHTEEEFGFGRIVEVLAEKSGSGRRTLLKTLQERARRWSGNLPQSDDLTLLAISREGAVHRRVADRVNGFTSDEDLLDNLLHALHLKLNADLDQLGEIGRWIGMTPGLKGIPEEERALLETGLYEICANIAEHGYGGDTERSLDIWWQPDADADGEGDPTLLRGHFLIRDRGAPFDPAGWTPPDLSDKVNRLKGRGLGMLVVDKLASDKTYLPGTAVGNLYLVGFRSLLDSDKSEEIHV
- a CDS encoding PorV/PorQ family protein, which translates into the protein MRRRGPVIVLLLAVLSVLAAAPAFALPDDGGVRSVFALGAGNRAIGLGGAYAAIADDASAALWNPAGLALLDRRHVEFTSTNLFGMGFSEKYVSLAYPHWRLGNASLTLRTFGVDGIESRDDRNVLLADDLKDQELEILLAYARALRSGVNVGGGFKLQRHSLAGYAGSGFGIDAGVLVHPLVLRGGDSPAARAWTLGLAIRNLVEPSVRLDVESVPDPRAMRLGTAWRRPLGETLRGLLSLDLEKTAGMDSRLHLGAEVDYRDQAALRLGVLAGTLTAGFGLRWRDVLVDFAFEDHRLGAVKRLGVSFLHGPPVDQVRHDALARAAEDQRLQMDRAFAESDRARREQLLASARSAFSAGDHSNALDRLSMSRLLDPDNAQAAALELEVLGDLARVQVQAGDLASAIITLGQLTAKAPQDTVAQAELQRLRDLSAVSARRSHDIEDLYARGLDAFVADELDEAHGLFAEALGLAPQDADILAMLDRVQRKRTQRLAAVCGEARSLVRVGLVDEAEAAVARAASLGAPADTLSSLRSSIGERRRQLAYEQERRQREHEMAAQLAALGNEPPVRADAKTGTGALPPTLSASRRQELAALSRRARELFDAGDADEAVRIWELVWSENPHGQEVCDALREEYLTRGMAAYAAGDLAGAVKIWEQALRVAPDDPRTQGYLERARQQQARIRALQDSSRDGAGGVR